A window from Ignavibacteriota bacterium encodes these proteins:
- a CDS encoding Gfo/Idh/MocA family oxidoreductase yields MNSQNSNSFNNSRRDFIKKVSIGAGALSFGFASPLFKNKNFLNDKNNKMGIALVGLGNYSKNNLAPALQETKECYLAGIVTGTPSKADEWSKKYNILQKNIYNYENFDNIINNDEIKIVYVVLPNSMHAEFTIRAAKAGKHVICEKPMAMDVKECKEMIDACNENNVGLSIGYRMQYEQHTIEIIRMAREKEFGNLVTINAGAGFFMGNTNAWRAKKAMGGGAMQDIGVYSLNAARYVTGEEPISVTAQSYNSRPNELTEIDETVTFQLLFPSGVIANCMGSFGLGISNLYVQARTGWFGLNPFSSYRGIKGISSKGPIQFTEKNQQSVQMDEMAISFRDNKPLKVTGEEGLKDVRIINAIEESIRTNSKIML; encoded by the coding sequence ATGAATTCCCAAAATTCAAATTCCTTTAACAATTCAAGAAGAGATTTTATTAAAAAAGTATCTATTGGTGCCGGAGCACTTTCATTTGGCTTTGCTTCGCCATTGTTTAAGAATAAAAATTTTCTAAATGATAAAAATAATAAAATGGGAATTGCACTCGTTGGACTTGGGAATTACAGCAAAAATAATTTAGCTCCCGCGCTTCAAGAAACTAAAGAATGTTATCTTGCCGGAATTGTTACCGGAACTCCTTCCAAAGCAGATGAATGGTCAAAGAAATACAATATTCTACAAAAAAATATTTACAATTATGAAAATTTTGATAACATAATTAATAACGATGAAATAAAAATTGTATATGTAGTTTTGCCAAATTCAATGCACGCAGAGTTTACAATCCGCGCGGCAAAAGCCGGAAAACATGTAATCTGCGAAAAGCCAATGGCAATGGATGTGAAAGAATGCAAAGAAATGATTGACGCTTGCAATGAAAATAATGTTGGGCTTTCGATTGGTTACAGAATGCAATACGAACAGCATACAATTGAAATTATCCGAATGGCGAGAGAAAAAGAATTTGGAAATTTGGTTACAATAAATGCCGGTGCTGGATTTTTTATGGGAAACACAAATGCATGGCGGGCAAAAAAAGCAATGGGCGGCGGTGCAATGCAAGATATTGGGGTTTATTCATTGAATGCGGCAAGATATGTAACCGGCGAAGAACCAATTTCAGTAACAGCTCAAAGCTATAACTCGCGACCAAATGAATTAACAGAAATTGATGAAACCGTTACTTTCCAACTATTATTTCCGAGTGGAGTAATTGCAAATTGTATGGGAAGTTTTGGATTGGGAATTTCTAATCTTTATGTTCAAGCAAGAACTGGCTGGTTTGGCTTAAATCCCTTTTCATCTTATAGAGGAATTAAGGGAATTAGTTCTAAGGGACCAATTCAATTTACCGAGAAAAATCAACAATCAGTTCAAATGGACGAAATGGCAATTTCGTTTAGAGATAATAAACCCTTAAAAGTTACCGGTGAAGAAGGATTAAAAGACGTAAGAATTATTAACGCAATTGAAGAATCAATTAGAACTAATTCAAAAATTATGTTATAA
- a CDS encoding family 43 glycosylhydrolase translates to MNNKTSFIFCILITVLNFAQVNLTENISNKYSGNPIIKGWYADPEAEIFENKFWIFPTFSDEFEGNYILSNLTTEQIELQKNTINQQYLKQTFLDAFSSEDLINWEKHSHILDVENISWAAYSIWAPSIFYDNKKYYLFFSANDIQNDIKVGGIGVAVSEKPEGPYSDAIGKPLINKFYNGAQPIDQFVFRDDDSTIYMYYGGWKHCNVVKLSQDLTKLIPFNNGEIFKEITPENYVEGSFLFKRNGKYYFMWSEGGWTGPDYSVAYAIGDSPIGPFKRIGKILQQDSTIATGAGHHSCFKIPNTDEWYISYHRRPLNTTNGNHREVCIDRMYFDENGFILPIKMSFEGVEKRVIKN, encoded by the coding sequence ATGAACAACAAAACCTCATTTATATTTTGCATTTTGATAACCGTTTTAAATTTTGCGCAAGTAAATTTAACAGAAAATATTTCTAATAAATATTCCGGAAACCCAATAATTAAAGGTTGGTATGCAGATCCAGAAGCAGAAATATTTGAAAATAAATTTTGGATTTTCCCAACATTCTCTGATGAATTTGAAGGAAATTATATTCTATCAAATTTAACTACCGAGCAAATCGAGTTACAGAAAAACACAATAAATCAGCAATATCTAAAACAAACTTTTTTAGATGCTTTTTCTTCCGAAGATTTAATTAATTGGGAAAAACACTCACACATTTTGGATGTTGAAAATATTTCATGGGCAGCATATTCAATTTGGGCTCCATCAATATTTTATGATAATAAAAAATATTATCTTTTCTTCAGTGCGAATGATATTCAGAATGATATTAAAGTAGGCGGAATTGGCGTTGCGGTAAGTGAAAAACCGGAAGGACCATATTCTGACGCAATTGGAAAACCGTTAATAAATAAATTTTATAACGGCGCTCAACCAATTGACCAATTTGTTTTTAGAGATGATGACAGTACAATATATATGTATTACGGCGGATGGAAACATTGTAATGTTGTAAAACTCAGCCAAGATTTAACAAAATTAATTCCATTTAATAATGGTGAAATATTTAAAGAAATTACTCCGGAAAATTATGTTGAAGGTTCATTTTTATTTAAGCGAAATGGAAAGTATTATTTTATGTGGTCGGAAGGAGGTTGGACCGGTCCCGATTATAGTGTAGCTTATGCAATCGGAGATTCACCGATTGGTCCATTTAAAAGAATCGGAAAAATATTACAGCAAGATTCAACAATTGCAACGGGAGCGGGACATCATTCATGTTTCAAAATTCCCAATACTGATGAATGGTACATTTCATATCATCGCAGACCTTTAAATACAACGAATGGAAATCATAGAGAAGTTTGCATTGACAGAATGTACTTTGATGAAAATGGATTTATACTTCCAATCAAAATGTCTTTTGAAGGAGTTGAAAAAAGAGTAATTAAAAATTAG
- a CDS encoding TetR/AcrR family transcriptional regulator, whose product MKSYFIQATKKILKSEGLKTVNVRNIAKEAGYSYATLYNYFKDIKDLVFECVKDFQSECVDIVKIETQTSPKGLDRIKKVTISYMKYFVQYPGIFELFFLEKANDLGQKKQTINFIYNFYDKLCDEDWNYCIENNICTKEIADLKMESLKNLSIGILLFYLNRFNPESYADFVKITERQIDSILS is encoded by the coding sequence ATGAAAAGTTATTTCATTCAAGCAACAAAAAAAATACTAAAGAGCGAGGGTTTAAAAACCGTAAATGTTAGAAATATTGCAAAAGAAGCTGGTTATTCTTATGCAACACTCTATAATTATTTTAAAGATATAAAAGATCTTGTTTTTGAATGTGTAAAAGATTTTCAATCGGAATGCGTAGACATTGTAAAAATTGAAACACAAACCAGTCCAAAAGGTTTAGATAGAATCAAAAAGGTTACAATATCTTATATGAAATATTTTGTTCAATATCCGGGAATATTTGAATTGTTCTTTCTTGAAAAAGCAAATGATCTTGGTCAAAAAAAGCAAACAATAAATTTTATCTATAATTTTTATGATAAACTTTGCGACGAAGATTGGAATTATTGTATTGAAAACAATATTTGTACAAAAGAAATTGCAGATTTAAAAATGGAATCTTTGAAAAATTTATCTATCGGAATTTTACTTTTTTATTTGAACAGATTTAATCCTGAAAGTTATGCGGATTTCGTCAAAATAACTGAAAGACAAATTGATAGTATTTTGAGTTAG
- a CDS encoding DUF4249 domain-containing protein, whose protein sequence is MKNKFLLIFFALIFHSCEEVIELDLNSADPAIVIEANLTNSLEKNFVQIIKSTDFYNPGNYENISNAEVKISVNNTEEFLLSEISPGKYFHQNLIAIPENEYLISVNYIDKNYSAVSSVPKTIIIDSLSYLLESRPFNKDKNFLELHVHFKDDPNKKDYARFVVYKNDKRLDGIFLYDDRLTNGNYIDFFFFNFDDEEEFKSGDKINLELHSIDEATHIYLKTLRSANSRGGPFGSSAPANPETNWNNNALGYFSAFTISEKSIVLK, encoded by the coding sequence ATGAAAAATAAATTTTTATTAATATTTTTTGCATTGATTTTTCACAGTTGTGAAGAAGTTATAGAACTTGATTTAAATTCTGCCGATCCAGCAATTGTAATTGAAGCAAATTTAACAAATTCTCTTGAAAAAAATTTTGTTCAAATTATTAAATCAACCGATTTTTATAATCCAGGAAACTATGAAAATATTTCAAACGCAGAAGTTAAAATTTCAGTAAATAATACTGAAGAATTTTTACTTTCGGAAATTTCACCCGGAAAATATTTTCATCAAAATTTAATCGCAATTCCGGAAAATGAATATTTAATAAGTGTTAATTATATTGATAAAAATTATTCAGCTGTTTCTTCGGTTCCAAAAACAATTATTATTGATAGTCTTTCTTATTTACTTGAATCACGTCCGTTCAATAAAGATAAAAATTTCCTTGAACTTCATGTGCATTTTAAAGATGATCCAAATAAAAAAGATTATGCAAGATTTGTTGTTTACAAAAACGATAAAAGACTTGATGGAATTTTTCTTTATGATGATAGACTAACAAACGGAAATTATATTGATTTTTTCTTTTTTAATTTTGATGATGAAGAAGAATTTAAGTCCGGTGATAAAATTAATTTGGAACTTCACTCAATAGATGAAGCAACTCACATATATTTAAAGACTCTTCGGAGTGCAAATTCAAGAGGCGGTCCATTTGGATCTTCTGCGCCGGCAAACCCGGAAACAAATTGGAATAATAATGCATTAGGATATTTCAGCGCTTTTACAATTTCTGAAAAATCAATTGTTTTGAAATAA
- a CDS encoding carbon-nitrogen hydrolase, with amino-acid sequence MSKTKNNKYTIGLLQLAFSSDLKDNTKKTLSWVDKAANKGAQVICLPELYRSQYFCQKEDSSLFNLAETVDGPSVAAFQKSAKKNKVSIIVPIFEKRAPGIYHNSNVIIDADGSVLGVYRKMHIPDDPAFYEKYYFTPGDLGFKTFQTKFGKIGTLICWDQWFPEGARLTALKGADVLFYPTAIGWHPSEKERYGKAQQDSWVTIQRSHAIANGVYVASVNRIGFEKTVKEQDGIIFWGSSFICDPQGVFIAKASEDKEEILLAEIDLNHIETIRRNWPFLRDRRIDAYDGITKRFLDEK; translated from the coding sequence ATGAGCAAAACAAAAAATAATAAATATACTATTGGACTTTTACAGCTTGCTTTTTCGTCTGATTTAAAAGATAACACAAAAAAAACTTTATCTTGGGTTGATAAAGCTGCAAATAAAGGCGCACAAGTTATTTGTCTGCCGGAACTTTACCGTTCACAATATTTTTGTCAGAAAGAAGATTCATCACTTTTTAATTTGGCGGAAACTGTTGATGGTCCTTCTGTAGCAGCATTTCAGAAATCTGCAAAGAAAAATAAAGTTTCGATAATTGTACCAATTTTTGAAAAACGCGCACCCGGAATTTATCATAACAGTAATGTAATTATTGATGCTGATGGTTCAGTTTTAGGAGTTTACAGAAAAATGCACATTCCCGATGATCCGGCATTTTATGAAAAATATTATTTCACTCCGGGCGATTTAGGATTTAAAACTTTCCAAACCAAATTCGGAAAAATTGGAACATTAATTTGCTGGGATCAATGGTTTCCGGAAGGTGCAAGATTAACAGCTTTAAAAGGTGCTGATGTTTTATTTTATCCCACCGCTATTGGCTGGCATCCATCCGAAAAAGAAAGATACGGAAAAGCTCAGCAAGATTCTTGGGTTACAATTCAAAGATCACACGCAATTGCAAACGGAGTTTATGTTGCTTCTGTAAACAGAATAGGATTTGAGAAAACTGTTAAAGAGCAAGACGGAATTATATTTTGGGGCTCATCATTTATTTGTGATCCTCAAGGAGTTTTTATAGCTAAAGCTTCTGAGGATAAAGAAGAAATTTTATTAGCAGAAATAGATTTAAATCATATTGAAACAATTAGAAGAAATTGGCCATTCTTGCGCGATAGAAGAATTGATGCATATGATGGAATTACAAAAAGATTTTTGGATGAAAAGTAA
- a CDS encoding agmatine deiminase family protein, whose product MNKNLRYPAEWEEHKSTIICWPHQKEDWPGKFMPIHWVYTEIVKYLSRGEFVRIIVQSKNHQEKVKNYLLRAEIFSENIDFIIAKSDRGWMRDSSPVFVKVGNKTKAIEFTFNGWAKYSNHKLDKKIPQILAKHLNVETESAIHKNKNVVLEGGSIDINGNGTLLTTEECLLDEKVQTRNPGFTKKDYEEIFKKYFGIKNVIWLKNGIAGDDTHGHVDDLGRFVNSNTLLICNEENSSDQNYTNLKKNLEILENVKLENGSKPNVVKLPMPSPIIFEGMRLPASYANFYISNYAVLVPTFNDPNDRIALNIIKEFFPDREVIGIHSVDLVWGLGTIHCLSHEEPV is encoded by the coding sequence ATGAACAAAAATTTAAGATATCCGGCTGAGTGGGAAGAACATAAATCGACAATAATTTGCTGGCCTCACCAAAAAGAAGATTGGCCCGGAAAGTTCATGCCCATTCATTGGGTTTACACGGAAATTGTAAAATATTTATCACGCGGAGAATTTGTTAGAATAATTGTTCAATCAAAAAATCATCAAGAAAAAGTTAAAAATTATTTGCTTCGTGCAGAAATATTTTCAGAAAATATAGATTTTATAATTGCCAAATCTGATCGAGGCTGGATGCGTGATTCTTCGCCAGTATTTGTTAAAGTAGGAAATAAAACAAAAGCAATTGAGTTTACTTTTAATGGTTGGGCGAAATATTCAAATCATAAATTGGATAAAAAAATTCCGCAGATTTTAGCAAAACATTTAAATGTTGAAACTGAATCTGCAATTCACAAAAATAAAAATGTTGTTTTGGAAGGCGGTTCAATTGATATTAACGGAAACGGAACTTTATTAACAACAGAAGAATGTCTGCTTGATGAAAAAGTTCAAACTAGAAATCCCGGTTTTACGAAAAAAGATTATGAAGAAATTTTCAAAAAATATTTTGGAATTAAAAATGTAATTTGGTTGAAAAATGGAATTGCCGGAGATGATACACACGGACACGTTGATGATTTGGGCAGATTTGTAAATTCCAACACTTTATTAATTTGTAATGAAGAAAATTCATCCGATCAAAATTACACAAATTTAAAAAAAAATTTAGAAATTCTTGAAAATGTAAAATTAGAAAACGGTTCTAAACCCAATGTGGTTAAACTTCCGATGCCATCGCCAATTATTTTTGAAGGAATGCGACTTCCCGCAAGTTATGCAAATTTCTACATTTCGAATTACGCTGTTTTAGTCCCGACATTTAACGATCCTAATGACAGAATTGCTTTAAATATTATTAAAGAATTTTTTCCGGATAGAGAAGTAATAGGAATTCATTCCGTAGATTTGGTTTGGGGATTGGGAACAATCCACTGTTTAAGTCACGAAGAACCAGTTTAA
- a CDS encoding GlsB/YeaQ/YmgE family stress response membrane protein, with the protein MGILSWIVFGLIAGAIAKFIMPGKDPGGMIITILIGVAGAFVGGFIGSFLGLGDITGFDFRSFAMAIAGSIILLFIYRKFKSK; encoded by the coding sequence ATGGGAATTTTATCTTGGATAGTTTTTGGGTTGATAGCTGGTGCAATTGCTAAATTCATTATGCCCGGTAAAGATCCTGGCGGTATGATAATTACAATTTTAATTGGTGTTGCCGGAGCTTTTGTCGGAGGTTTTATTGGTTCATTTCTAGGATTGGGAGATATTACCGGATTTGATTTCAGAAGTTTCGCAATGGCAATTGCTGGTTCAATTATTTTACTTTTCATTTATCGAAAATTTAAATCAAAATAA